A genomic stretch from Mycobacterium cookii includes:
- the dapA gene encoding 4-hydroxy-tetrahydrodipicolinate synthase: protein MSTGGFDVHTRLGTLLTAMVTPFAPDGSLDIPAAVRVANHLVDAGCDGLVVSGTTGESPTTTDAEKLTLLRAVLEAVGDRARIIAGAGTYDTAHSIQLAKASAAEGAHGLLVVTPYYSRPPQTGLLAHFTAVADATPLPVLLYDIPPRSVVPIEFETLRALSAHPNIVGVKDAKGDLHGGAQLMAEAGLAYYSGDDALNLPWLAMGATGFISVISHLAAGQLRDLMSAFASGDVSTARKINVAIAPLCNAMSRLGGVTMSKAGLRLQGLDVGEPRLPQVAASAEQIDALAADMRAASVLR from the coding sequence GTGAGCACGGGCGGATTCGACGTACATACGCGCTTGGGCACGCTGCTGACCGCCATGGTGACGCCGTTCGCCCCGGACGGGTCGCTGGACATCCCCGCCGCGGTGCGAGTGGCCAATCACCTGGTCGACGCCGGCTGCGACGGCCTGGTGGTGTCGGGCACCACCGGTGAATCGCCGACCACCACCGACGCCGAAAAGCTCACGCTGCTTCGGGCGGTGCTCGAGGCGGTCGGCGATCGCGCCCGCATCATCGCCGGAGCGGGGACCTACGACACCGCGCACAGCATCCAGTTGGCCAAGGCCAGCGCCGCCGAAGGTGCGCACGGGCTACTCGTGGTCACACCGTATTACTCGCGGCCGCCGCAGACCGGACTGCTCGCACACTTCACTGCGGTCGCCGACGCGACGCCGCTGCCGGTGTTGCTCTACGACATCCCGCCGCGGTCGGTGGTGCCGATCGAATTCGAGACACTGCGGGCGTTGTCGGCGCACCCCAACATCGTCGGCGTCAAAGACGCCAAAGGTGATCTGCATGGCGGTGCGCAGTTGATGGCCGAGGCCGGTCTGGCCTACTACTCCGGCGACGACGCGCTGAACCTGCCCTGGCTCGCGATGGGCGCGACCGGATTCATCAGCGTGATCTCTCACCTGGCGGCCGGTCAGCTTCGAGACTTGATGTCCGCCTTCGCTTCTGGCGACGTCAGTACCGCCCGCAAGATCAATGTGGCGATCGCCCCGCTGTGCAATGCGATGAGCCGCCTCGGCGGCGTGACGATGTCCAAGGCCGGATTGCGCCTGCAAGGCCTCGACGTAGGCGAGCCGCGGCTGCCGCAGGTTGCCGCGTCGGCTGAGCAGATCGACGCACTGGCCGCTGACATGCGCGCGGCCTCGGTGCTCAGGTGA
- a CDS encoding gluconate 2-dehydrogenase subunit 3 family protein, with protein sequence MASDEAAESHGSSAPVSRRTVLGGLTLLPLAAALNNVLPVASADAAYQYLSDHQAAVLDAATRRLIPGPGDDPGETSPGAHEANVVRYIDVMLAAFSFSPPKVHAGGPWSNRAGGTQDFMADFVPLDRAQNYAWQQRVNDLRTKYTNGIALLDQLAGGDFTSASTRQQNNILATGQALSFTQLLFGHAIEGMYSAPEYGGNANLVGWQDIQWPGDIQPRGYTDAEVEAPQKDTLAQSGIIGMLVQGGWAQAIAKMGGKAGVNAGG encoded by the coding sequence GTGGCCAGCGACGAGGCCGCCGAAAGCCACGGCTCGTCGGCGCCGGTATCCCGGCGCACGGTCCTCGGCGGGCTGACCCTGCTGCCGCTGGCCGCCGCGCTCAACAACGTCCTGCCGGTGGCGTCCGCCGACGCGGCCTACCAATACCTTTCAGACCACCAAGCCGCGGTGCTCGACGCCGCCACCCGCCGGCTGATCCCCGGACCGGGAGACGACCCGGGCGAGACCAGTCCAGGGGCACACGAAGCAAACGTGGTCCGCTACATCGACGTCATGCTTGCGGCGTTCTCTTTCTCGCCACCGAAGGTGCACGCGGGTGGGCCGTGGAGTAACCGCGCCGGCGGTACGCAGGATTTCATGGCTGACTTCGTCCCGCTCGACCGCGCCCAGAACTACGCCTGGCAGCAGCGGGTCAACGATCTGCGCACCAAGTACACCAACGGCATCGCGCTGCTCGACCAGCTGGCCGGCGGCGACTTCACCTCAGCGTCGACCAGGCAACAGAACAACATCCTGGCGACTGGTCAGGCGCTGTCGTTCACCCAGCTGCTGTTCGGGCACGCCATCGAGGGGATGTATTCCGCGCCGGAGTACGGCGGTAACGCCAACCTTGTTGGCTGGCAGGACATCCAGTGGCCGGGAGACATCCAGCCGCGCGGCTATACCGACGCCGAAGTCGAAGCACCCCAAAAGGACACGCTGGCCCAAAGCGGAATCATCGGGATGCTGGTGCAGGGCGGATGGGCGCAGGCCATCGCCAAAATGGGGGGTAAGGCCGGCGTGAACGCCGGTGGGTAA
- a CDS encoding ATP-binding protein: MLTARVTSSKGLPRQRRRLIIKLLLLEALGWVHSAARISDWRQERQMGPAGAMCRACGTELRVGARFCDSCGVQAPEADQQPEFKQVTVLFADVVNSLTIASAVGAERLREIMAEVFGCAATITRRYGGTVDKFTGDGIMALFGAPVALEDHAFRACLAALDIQEQIAQLADEVLHRDGVVLQLRVGLNSGRVIAGEISSDARAYTAVGEEVGLAQRMESVAPPGGVMLSESTARLVEYATVLGAPELVHIKGADEPLPARRLLGAAAERMRIGRREPTLVGRAWEMNTVAGILDQAISGAGCVVGVVGPPGIGKSRIMNEAVTLATSRGVEVFTVACESHTREVPFHLVARLLRRVFGVSNLDEHAGRARVRARMPDANPEDLSLLEDLLGIGDPDAALPDITADARRRRLAALLKAIALTRTTPAQYVIEDVHWIDEVSEAMLAELVTVVRQGHSLVLITYRPEYRGALSRTPGTQTISLTPLNSAQTSALTAELLGTDPSVRALSARIADRAAGNPFFAEEMVRDLAQRGVLDGDRGAYSCGEDVADVSVPATLQATIAARIDRLGRPAKQFLYAAAVVGARFRAELVAALLDDIDAAGAIAELLQVELIDQVMFTPRAVYAFRHPLIRTVAYESQLKSGRAELHRRSAIAIEQQDPGAADENAALIAENLEAGGDLRAAFDWHMRAGAWSAFRDIRAARTNWQRARQVADRLPADTPYRASLQIAPRNLLCGTLWRTGGSIAATGFDELRDLCTAADDKVSLAIGMTGYIMALTFHNRFRDAAQVASEQSELLESIGDPTLTVALLFAAIYAKCQAGEMIEALRLADRLIDLADGDPTKGNLIFGSPLSTAIAMRGHVKMCLGIRGWLDDAATSIAMAAPLDPTSYVFALLWKYVASIPFGALPADATAMRETTEALRIAESSSDDFVLGMGRLSRGLVLVTGEGPEREAGLDLFTQARDMAVAERFSLSSLTIVDPEFAMEKARNGDLDGAVELARSVVDGAYESGDMIWRGRATEVLMQLLIRRGSVADLQEAETAIDRLAAIPTDPGFVLHELPLLRSRALLARAHGDEKGHRNFAEQHRAKAAAAGFDAITADANATVIVPQRD; the protein is encoded by the coding sequence GTGTTAACCGCGCGTGTTACGTCTTCCAAAGGGCTTCCCCGGCAGCGCCGCCGGTTAATAATCAAGCTATTGCTGCTCGAAGCTTTGGGGTGGGTGCACTCGGCAGCCCGGATAAGTGATTGGCGGCAGGAGAGGCAGATGGGGCCAGCAGGCGCGATGTGCCGAGCGTGCGGCACCGAACTGCGTGTTGGGGCCCGGTTCTGCGACTCATGCGGGGTACAGGCTCCCGAAGCAGACCAGCAGCCCGAGTTCAAGCAGGTGACGGTGCTGTTCGCTGATGTGGTGAATTCGTTGACGATCGCCTCGGCGGTTGGCGCGGAGCGGTTGCGCGAGATAATGGCCGAGGTTTTCGGCTGCGCGGCAACAATTACCCGTCGGTACGGCGGCACGGTCGACAAGTTCACCGGCGACGGCATCATGGCACTGTTTGGGGCACCGGTCGCGCTGGAGGATCACGCTTTCCGGGCTTGTCTGGCGGCTTTGGATATTCAAGAGCAGATCGCGCAGCTGGCTGATGAAGTGCTGCACCGCGACGGCGTCGTGCTGCAGCTGCGGGTCGGACTGAACTCTGGCCGGGTGATTGCCGGCGAAATCAGTTCTGACGCAAGGGCATACACCGCGGTTGGTGAGGAGGTCGGTTTAGCGCAGCGGATGGAATCGGTCGCCCCGCCCGGTGGGGTGATGCTGAGTGAGTCGACAGCGCGGCTGGTCGAATATGCCACCGTGCTGGGCGCGCCCGAGTTGGTGCACATCAAGGGTGCCGACGAGCCGTTACCCGCGCGTCGGCTGCTGGGGGCCGCTGCTGAGCGCATGCGGATCGGCCGGCGTGAACCAACCCTGGTCGGACGCGCCTGGGAGATGAACACCGTCGCCGGCATTCTCGACCAGGCGATCAGCGGTGCCGGATGTGTGGTCGGGGTGGTGGGACCACCCGGTATCGGCAAGAGCCGCATCATGAATGAGGCCGTCACGCTTGCTACCAGTCGTGGGGTCGAGGTGTTCACCGTCGCGTGCGAATCCCATACCCGCGAGGTCCCGTTTCATCTGGTGGCGCGATTGCTGCGCAGGGTTTTCGGGGTGAGCAACCTCGATGAGCACGCGGGCCGGGCGCGGGTGCGGGCCCGCATGCCCGACGCCAACCCAGAAGACCTGTCGCTGCTGGAAGACTTGCTCGGAATCGGCGACCCCGATGCCGCGCTGCCTGACATCACCGCCGATGCCCGGCGGCGCCGGTTGGCGGCGTTGTTGAAGGCCATCGCCCTGACCCGGACCACACCGGCGCAGTACGTCATCGAAGACGTGCACTGGATCGACGAGGTCAGCGAGGCCATGCTCGCTGAATTGGTCACCGTTGTGCGGCAGGGCCATTCGCTGGTGCTGATCACCTACCGCCCCGAATACCGGGGTGCGTTGTCGCGAACACCGGGTACACAGACGATCTCGCTGACGCCGTTGAACTCGGCGCAGACCTCAGCGTTGACCGCGGAGCTACTAGGTACTGACCCGTCGGTGCGAGCCCTGAGCGCACGGATTGCCGACCGGGCCGCCGGGAATCCGTTCTTCGCTGAGGAGATGGTGCGTGACCTGGCCCAGCGCGGCGTACTCGACGGCGATCGCGGCGCGTATAGCTGCGGAGAGGACGTCGCCGACGTCAGTGTGCCGGCCACGTTGCAAGCCACCATCGCCGCTCGCATCGACCGCCTCGGTCGGCCTGCGAAGCAGTTCCTTTACGCCGCTGCGGTCGTCGGCGCGCGATTCAGGGCCGAGCTGGTGGCCGCTTTGCTGGATGACATCGACGCAGCCGGCGCGATCGCCGAGTTACTGCAGGTGGAGTTGATCGATCAGGTGATGTTCACTCCGCGCGCCGTGTATGCGTTTCGGCACCCATTGATCCGGACGGTGGCCTACGAGTCGCAGCTGAAGTCCGGGCGGGCCGAATTGCACCGACGGTCGGCTATCGCGATTGAGCAGCAGGATCCCGGCGCGGCCGATGAGAACGCCGCCCTGATTGCTGAAAACCTTGAGGCTGGCGGAGATTTGCGCGCGGCGTTCGACTGGCACATGCGCGCCGGCGCGTGGTCGGCCTTCCGTGACATTCGGGCGGCCCGCACCAACTGGCAGCGGGCTCGTCAGGTGGCCGACCGACTACCCGCCGACACCCCGTATCGGGCATCGTTGCAGATCGCGCCTCGCAACCTGTTATGCGGCACCCTGTGGCGGACCGGTGGCAGTATCGCCGCCACGGGTTTCGACGAATTGCGAGATCTCTGCACTGCGGCAGACGACAAGGTCTCGTTGGCGATCGGCATGACCGGATACATCATGGCGTTGACCTTTCACAACCGGTTCCGCGATGCGGCCCAGGTCGCTTCAGAGCAGAGCGAACTGCTCGAATCGATCGGGGATCCGACGCTGACGGTGGCACTACTGTTCGCGGCGATATACGCCAAATGCCAAGCGGGGGAGATGATCGAGGCCCTGCGATTGGCGGATCGACTCATCGACTTGGCCGACGGGGATCCCACCAAGGGGAACTTGATTTTCGGCTCACCGCTGAGCACTGCCATCGCGATGCGCGGCCACGTCAAGATGTGCCTGGGAATCCGAGGATGGCTGGACGACGCCGCCACGTCAATCGCGATGGCGGCTCCGCTGGACCCGACGAGTTATGTTTTCGCCCTGCTCTGGAAGTACGTCGCCTCCATCCCATTCGGGGCGCTACCGGCCGATGCGACCGCCATGCGCGAGACCACCGAGGCGCTGCGCATCGCCGAAAGTTCGAGCGACGACTTCGTTCTCGGAATGGGCCGACTCAGCCGAGGCCTAGTGCTGGTTACCGGCGAGGGCCCAGAACGCGAGGCGGGTCTGGACCTGTTCACCCAAGCTCGCGACATGGCTGTGGCGGAACGGTTCTCCCTGAGTTCGCTGACTATCGTCGACCCCGAGTTCGCGATGGAGAAGGCCCGGAACGGGGATCTCGATGGTGCCGTCGAACTAGCGCGCTCGGTGGTGGACGGCGCATACGAAAGCGGCGACATGATCTGGCGCGGAAGGGCCACCGAAGTTCTGATGCAACTGCTGATCCGACGCGGTTCTGTTGCAGATCTGCAAGAAGCGGAGACGGCGATAGACCGACTGGCCGCCATACCAACCGATCCCGGCTTCGTGCTGCACGAACTGCCCCTGCTGCGTTCGCGGGCACTGCTTGCGCGGGCGCATGGTGACGAAAAGGGCCACCGGAACTTCGCCGAACAACACCGCGCCAAGGCGGCAGCGGCGGGGTTCGACGCTATCACGGCCGATGCCAACGCGACGGTGATTGTGCCCCAACGTGACTGA
- the thyX gene encoding FAD-dependent thymidylate synthase, with translation MAETAPLHVQLIAKTDFVAPPDVPWSADADGGQALVEFAGRACYQSWSKPNPKTATNTAYLRHIIDVGHLSVLEHASVSFYITGISRSCTHELIRHRHFSYSQLSQRYVPEHESHIVVPPGMADDDDLRRILTEAADASRATYTELLDKLEAKFADQPNAVLRRKQARQAARAVLPNATETRIVVTGNYRAWRHFIAVRASEHADIEIRRLAIACLRELVDVAPAVFSDFDIVTLADGTEVATSPLATEA, from the coding sequence GTGGCTGAGACCGCGCCGTTGCACGTGCAACTGATCGCCAAGACCGACTTCGTCGCGCCGCCCGACGTGCCGTGGAGCGCCGACGCCGACGGCGGGCAGGCACTGGTCGAGTTCGCCGGCCGGGCCTGCTACCAGAGCTGGTCCAAGCCCAATCCCAAGACCGCGACCAACACCGCCTACCTGCGGCACATCATCGACGTCGGGCATCTGTCTGTGCTCGAGCACGCGAGCGTCTCGTTCTACATCACCGGCATATCGCGGTCGTGCACCCACGAGCTGATCCGGCACCGGCACTTCTCCTACTCGCAGCTGTCGCAGCGCTATGTGCCTGAACACGAGTCTCATATCGTGGTGCCGCCCGGCATGGCGGACGACGATGACCTTCGTCGCATCCTTACCGAAGCCGCCGACGCGAGCCGTGCCACCTATACCGAGCTGCTGGACAAGCTGGAAGCCAAATTCGCCGATCAACCCAATGCGGTGTTGCGCCGCAAACAGGCTCGTCAGGCCGCGCGTGCCGTGCTGCCCAACGCCACCGAGACCCGCATTGTCGTCACCGGCAACTACCGGGCCTGGCGGCATTTCATCGCGGTTCGGGCCAGCGAACACGCCGATATCGAGATCCGGCGACTGGCCATCGCATGTCTCCGTGAGCTGGTTGACGTCGCGCCCGCGGTATTCAGCGACTTCGACATCGTGACGCTGGCCGACGGGACCGAGGTGGCGACCAGCCCGCTGGCCACCGAGGCCTGA
- a CDS encoding GMC oxidoreductase codes for MGKAIIVGSGAGGSVMAMELAESGWDVVIFEMGPNYYSNLEGQGPFPTVFSNDELKSQYRYFEQPDPLAYPRTFRQTTSQNAATTYVGDVNDLPNQVGGAFPHSDVKVTRMWDIDFKGLSLLGPVPGADMADWPFEYSELAPYYDEIETLIGVQGDVASIPAFVQRHQPQLKPFPMPPGAQMRSSTLLAAGAKRLGLQPFYFPMAANSVEYNGSPACNNCGFCSGYGCPISAKPGNLIMLRRALHTGRVQLRPQTTVTQVNYTGRRATGVSFVDAAGNAGGESADVVVLACSAVLSPRLALLSNLPDPYNRIGKRIMFQNFYDGFAIFLNQRVHPYRGRSCTQVVFDFNDPDFRGARVFARLRGLPYIRAGLCELGGSQNPIAEGKFYQEILGFLPGVQFFGRPFKELMRASLLRDRLAGVDCFATDMPYLTNSVSLDPTVKDLNGQPAARITYKIGKFERVSQEFFIPLLSAMCGASGAQLYAAVPQSTANSIGGTAPPTGLHTMGGMQMGANPMTSVVDGDGRMHQMDNVFCSDSSVFATSGGSNPTNTIMAVALRTARGLTGRRNPVPSPIG; via the coding sequence GTGGGTAAAGCGATCATCGTCGGCTCAGGCGCGGGCGGGTCGGTCATGGCAATGGAACTCGCGGAATCCGGTTGGGACGTCGTGATTTTCGAGATGGGACCGAACTATTACTCCAACCTCGAAGGACAAGGGCCGTTCCCGACGGTGTTCTCCAACGACGAGCTCAAGTCGCAGTACCGCTACTTCGAGCAGCCGGATCCACTGGCCTACCCGCGCACCTTCCGCCAAACCACCAGCCAGAATGCGGCGACGACCTACGTCGGTGACGTCAACGATCTTCCCAACCAGGTCGGCGGCGCATTCCCGCATTCGGACGTCAAGGTCACCCGGATGTGGGACATCGACTTCAAGGGACTCTCGCTGCTCGGCCCGGTGCCCGGAGCGGACATGGCGGATTGGCCGTTCGAATACAGCGAGCTCGCACCGTACTACGACGAGATCGAGACGTTGATCGGAGTGCAAGGCGATGTCGCGTCGATACCCGCATTCGTCCAGCGGCACCAGCCGCAACTGAAGCCCTTCCCGATGCCGCCGGGGGCGCAGATGCGCTCGTCGACACTGCTTGCGGCGGGAGCGAAACGCCTTGGGCTGCAGCCATTTTACTTCCCGATGGCGGCCAATTCGGTGGAATACAACGGCTCCCCGGCATGCAACAACTGCGGATTCTGCTCGGGCTACGGGTGCCCGATCTCCGCCAAGCCGGGCAACCTGATCATGCTGCGGCGTGCGCTGCACACCGGGCGGGTGCAGTTGCGGCCGCAGACGACCGTCACCCAGGTCAACTACACCGGCCGTCGCGCGACCGGCGTCTCTTTTGTCGACGCAGCGGGCAACGCCGGCGGAGAGAGCGCCGACGTGGTTGTGCTGGCCTGCTCCGCAGTGCTGTCACCGCGCTTGGCGCTGCTATCCAATCTGCCTGACCCCTATAACCGCATCGGCAAGCGCATCATGTTTCAAAACTTCTACGACGGCTTCGCGATCTTCCTCAACCAGCGCGTGCATCCTTACCGCGGTCGCTCGTGCACGCAAGTCGTGTTCGACTTCAACGATCCCGATTTCCGCGGAGCTCGAGTCTTCGCTCGGCTCAGGGGGCTGCCATACATCCGGGCCGGCCTGTGCGAGCTCGGTGGCAGCCAGAACCCGATCGCGGAAGGCAAGTTCTACCAGGAAATCCTCGGGTTTCTGCCGGGCGTGCAGTTTTTCGGCCGACCGTTCAAGGAGCTGATGCGCGCCTCGCTGCTGCGTGACCGGCTCGCCGGCGTCGACTGTTTCGCCACCGACATGCCCTACCTGACGAACAGCGTGAGTCTCGACCCGACGGTCAAAGACCTCAACGGGCAGCCGGCGGCCCGGATCACCTACAAGATCGGGAAATTCGAAAGGGTCTCGCAAGAGTTCTTCATTCCGCTGCTGTCGGCGATGTGCGGGGCATCGGGCGCACAGTTGTATGCCGCCGTACCGCAGAGCACCGCAAATTCCATCGGCGGCACCGCACCACCGACCGGACTGCACACCATGGGCGGGATGCAGATGGGCGCAAACCCGATGACCAGCGTTGTCGACGGGGACGGACGAATGCACCAGATGGACAACGTGTTCTGCTCCGACAGCAGCGTTTTCGCGACCTCAGGCGGCTCCAACCCCACGAACACGATCATGGCGGTCGCGTTGCGCACCGCACGTGGGCTCACCGGCAGGCGAAATCCGGTGCCGAGTCCAATTGGGTGA
- a CDS encoding FAD-dependent oxidoreductase, with amino-acid sequence MARLGERAVVLGASMGGLLAARVLADFFDTVTVVERDELPDHPAVRRGVPQGRHVHVLLARGAQIFDELFPGLLDELVADGAPVWDDGELSKLRLSFGGHDILRSGKVAKEAKALAIHLPSRPFLECHVRRRLRAMSNVTILSGHEMVELAATPDRRRVTGVRVVGRDDGAERALTADVVMDAMGRGAHTPAFLDSLGYGRPVEDHIIMHTNYVSQLLQIPAGTLNEMLVDIGPAPDRPAGMFLSGYENDTWMFTVFGMAGNQPPRDLAGMLSFAEEYCPAHLYAAIRAAEPIGDTAHHHMPSSQWRRYDKMSRLPDGLLVCGDAICSFNPIYGQGMTVAALEAVALRACLHRGDTDLPGRYFRAAAKPIGVAWQMVASLDLAFPAVAGRRSRWLRVATRLVDWALTASESDPVVAVRFFRVNSLVDSPIRLLHPSFVCRAAVVTLRRRRGDRQPGQAVVAEQAR; translated from the coding sequence ATGGCACGACTGGGTGAGCGTGCGGTCGTTCTCGGGGCGAGCATGGGCGGGCTGCTCGCGGCGCGGGTCCTCGCCGACTTCTTTGACACTGTCACGGTAGTCGAGCGTGATGAGTTACCGGATCATCCCGCTGTCCGACGCGGGGTGCCGCAGGGCCGGCATGTTCATGTTCTGCTGGCCCGCGGGGCGCAGATCTTCGATGAGCTCTTCCCTGGGCTTCTCGATGAACTGGTCGCCGACGGCGCTCCCGTGTGGGACGACGGCGAACTGTCCAAGCTGCGCCTGTCTTTCGGTGGCCACGACATACTGCGCTCGGGCAAGGTCGCGAAAGAGGCCAAGGCGTTAGCGATCCACTTGCCGAGCAGGCCGTTTCTGGAATGCCATGTGCGGCGGCGCCTCCGGGCGATGAGCAACGTGACGATTCTCAGCGGACACGAGATGGTCGAGTTGGCGGCGACACCGGATCGCCGCCGTGTCACCGGGGTACGGGTTGTCGGCCGCGACGACGGCGCTGAACGGGCGCTGACTGCCGACGTCGTCATGGATGCGATGGGTCGCGGTGCGCACACGCCGGCTTTCCTGGACAGCCTCGGCTACGGTCGACCGGTCGAGGACCACATCATCATGCATACGAACTACGTGAGCCAACTGCTGCAAATCCCCGCGGGCACGCTGAACGAGATGTTGGTCGATATCGGCCCCGCGCCGGACAGGCCAGCCGGAATGTTCCTGAGCGGCTACGAGAACGACACGTGGATGTTCACGGTTTTCGGGATGGCGGGAAACCAGCCGCCCCGCGATCTGGCCGGCATGCTGTCATTCGCCGAGGAGTACTGCCCCGCGCACCTCTATGCGGCGATCCGGGCTGCCGAACCGATTGGCGACACGGCACATCACCACATGCCGTCCAGCCAGTGGCGACGCTACGACAAAATGTCCCGACTACCGGACGGTCTGCTGGTGTGCGGCGACGCAATCTGCAGCTTCAATCCCATCTACGGACAGGGAATGACGGTGGCCGCGTTGGAGGCCGTCGCGCTGCGGGCGTGTTTGCATCGCGGCGACACCGATCTGCCCGGGCGATATTTCCGTGCTGCAGCGAAACCGATTGGCGTGGCCTGGCAGATGGTAGCGAGCTTGGACCTGGCCTTCCCGGCGGTGGCGGGGCGACGGTCACGATGGTTGCGCGTTGCTACCCGGCTGGTGGATTGGGCGCTGACGGCCTCTGAGTCCGATCCGGTTGTCGCCGTGCGCTTCTTCAGAGTCAACAGCCTTGTCGATTCGCCAATTCGCCTGCTGCATCCCTCATTTGTCTGCCGCGCAGCGGTGGTGACACTGCGCCGTCGCCGCGGCGATAGACAACCTGGGCAAGCCGTAGTGGCCGAGCAGGCCCGCTAG
- a CDS encoding ribonuclease J codes for MDVDLQPPGPLATGGLRITALGGISEIGRNMTVFEHLGRLLIIDCGVMFPTHDEPGVDLILPDLRHIEGRLDDVEALVLTHAHEDHIGAIPFLLKLRPDIPVVGSKFTLALVAAKCREHRVKPVFIEVAEGQRSTHGVFECEFFAVNHSIPDALAIAVRSGAGTVLHTGDIKLDQLPLDGRPTDLPGMSRLGDAGVDLFLCDSTNAEIPGVGPSESEVGPTLHRLIRGAQGRVIVACFASNVDRVQQIIDAATALGRRVSFVGRSMVRNMGIARELGFLQVDDSDLVEIGAAEMMAPDQVVLITTGTQGEPMAALSRMSRGEHRSITLTAGDLIILSSSLIPGNEEAVFGVIDELAKIGARVVTNQQVRVHVSGHAYSGELLFLYNGIRPRNVMPVHGTWRMLRANAKLAASAGVPEESIVLAENGVSVDLVGGRASIAGAVPVGKMFVDGLITGDVGDATLGERLILSSGFVAVTVVVRRGTGKPAAPPHVHSRGFSEDPKALEPAVRRIEAELESLAAENVTEPARIAQAVRRTVGKWVGETYRRQPMIVPTVIEI; via the coding sequence GTGGATGTAGACCTCCAGCCGCCGGGTCCGCTCGCCACAGGTGGTCTGCGGATCACCGCGCTGGGCGGAATCAGCGAAATCGGCCGCAACATGACGGTTTTCGAGCACCTCGGCCGGTTGCTGATCATCGACTGCGGGGTGATGTTCCCGACCCACGACGAGCCGGGCGTCGACCTGATCCTGCCCGACCTGCGACACATCGAAGGCCGGCTTGACGACGTCGAGGCTCTGGTGCTGACTCACGCCCACGAAGACCACATCGGTGCGATTCCGTTCCTGCTCAAGCTGCGTCCCGACATTCCAGTGGTCGGCTCGAAGTTCACCCTGGCCTTGGTCGCCGCGAAATGTCGTGAGCACCGGGTGAAGCCGGTGTTCATCGAGGTGGCCGAAGGGCAGCGCTCCACGCACGGCGTGTTCGAATGCGAGTTCTTCGCGGTCAACCACTCGATTCCCGACGCGCTGGCGATCGCGGTGCGCTCCGGAGCCGGAACCGTCCTGCACACCGGTGACATCAAACTCGACCAACTGCCGCTCGACGGTCGGCCCACCGACCTGCCGGGCATGTCGCGGCTCGGCGACGCCGGGGTGGATCTGTTCCTGTGCGACTCCACCAACGCCGAGATCCCGGGTGTGGGACCGTCGGAAAGCGAAGTCGGGCCGACGCTGCACCGGTTGATCCGGGGCGCACAGGGCCGCGTGATCGTTGCCTGTTTCGCCTCCAACGTGGATCGGGTACAGCAGATCATCGATGCCGCAACGGCATTGGGCCGGCGCGTGTCGTTCGTCGGCCGCTCGATGGTGCGCAACATGGGGATCGCGCGCGAGCTGGGATTTCTGCAGGTCGACGATTCCGACCTGGTAGAGATCGGTGCCGCGGAGATGATGGCGCCCGACCAGGTTGTGCTGATCACGACCGGAACTCAGGGTGAGCCGATGGCGGCGTTGTCGCGGATGTCGCGCGGCGAGCATCGCAGCATCACGCTGACTGCCGGTGACCTGATCATCCTGTCGTCGTCGCTGATACCGGGCAACGAAGAGGCCGTGTTTGGGGTGATCGACGAGCTGGCCAAAATTGGCGCTCGGGTGGTGACCAATCAGCAAGTCCGCGTACATGTTTCGGGCCACGCATACTCGGGCGAGTTGCTGTTCCTCTACAACGGCATCCGTCCCCGCAACGTGATGCCGGTGCACGGCACCTGGCGGATGCTGCGGGCCAACGCCAAGCTCGCCGCCAGCGCGGGGGTGCCCGAAGAGTCGATCGTGCTGGCCGAGAACGGAGTCAGCGTCGACCTGGTCGGCGGACGGGCAAGCATCGCCGGTGCGGTACCGGTCGGCAAGATGTTCGTCGACGGATTGATCACCGGAGACGTCGGCGACGCGACGTTGGGTGAAAGGCTGATCCTGTCCTCGGGTTTCGTCGCGGTGACGGTCGTCGTCCGGCGTGGGACCGGAAAGCCGGCCGCCCCGCCGCACGTGCATTCGCGCGGATTCTCCGAAGACCCCAAGGCACTCGAGCCGGCCGTCCGGCGAATCGAAGCCGAGCTGGAGTCGCTGGCGGCCGAGAACGTCACCGAGCCGGCCCGAATCGCGCAGGCCGTCCGGCGCACCGTCGGCAAGTGGGTGGGGGAGACCTACCGCCGGCAGCCGATGATCGTGCCCACCGTCATCGAAATCTGA